The Lycium ferocissimum isolate CSIRO_LF1 chromosome 10, AGI_CSIRO_Lferr_CH_V1, whole genome shotgun sequence genome window below encodes:
- the LOC132034142 gene encoding E3 ubiquitin-protein ligase BRE1-like 1 has protein sequence METLLPLDTAVLLHQNQKLSQKLEAQKIEIAVLEDKFIELTDKQKPYDNILAVIQKSWQELVAELEVCSIRTKDSLRDGNASNHQCSTECEEAFLCRLLQTGATESSSAVNSVTQMENEHKKMDDEKIMKILRNIVATVDDIWQMKDKLCAAVLKALPEDGSCLQKSSNDLHIGVKDLRQAINELHLKHRFLAGALQNHRDTDAKNNAELKCLRGELEKTIAHLDESNSKLAILKAEKDAAKGVLFPILNLGNKHSANDKARDKQRDMQDMESTLKEYLDQSSFSLFELKRLHEERIDILKQLSNLQNKLKNVKAICSSQPYALVKDQLAKAKEDVSLYQSLYEKLQVEKDNLSWREKEMNLKNDIIDVFRRSSTVADSRIAWLEKEIQKHMQERNMIEAKLEEASREPGRKEIIAEFKTLVSSFPETMGNMQNQLSNYKETASDVHSLRADVQSLNSILDRKSKELETLSAKSASQVTEMLKLQAMVNDLKESDMQLKLILEMYKRESAFSRDVFEARDSEYRAWAGVQSLKTSLDEHNLELRVKSAIEAEANSQQKLGTAEAEIAELRQKLDASKRERSRLSEVLKSKHEETEAYLSEIETIGQAYDDMQAQNQQLFQQITERDDYNIKLVLEGVRARQQRDCLAWETQTTERAVEDANAVVSSYEMKAAKIDDQLRGCSDLVQKLAEDRVQSSLALENTQKRLLDVRKSSQQSQETLEELQSKIDKSRVDLAQLQMELEKERFERKRAEEDVQALRRKTLRLRSHIEGSSVLEKLQQKLREYKEILNCSVCFDRRKEVVLAKCYHLFCNPCIQKIVETRHRKCPVCSASFGANDVKAVYI, from the exons ATGGAAACTTTATTACCG CTTGACACTGCGGTCCTACTACATCAAAACCAAAAACTctctcaaaagctagaagctCAGAAGATTGAGATTGCGGTTCTTGAAGATAAGTTTATTGAATTGACGGATAAACAGAAGCCATATGATAACATTCTAGCGGTTATTCAGAAATCATGGCAAGag TTGGTTGCTGAGTTGGAAGTATGTTCCATCCGCACAAAGGATTCATTAAGAGATGGAAATGCAAGTAACCATCAGTGTAGTACAGAATGTGAGGAGGCTTTCTTATGTCGCCTTTTACAAACTGGTGCAACTGAAAGCAGCTCTGCTGTTAACTCTGTAACTCAAATGGAAAATGAACATAAGAAAATGGAtgatgaaaagatcatgaaaataTTGCGGAATATAGTAGCCACTGTAGATGACATTTGGCAAATGAAGGACAAGTTGTGTGCTGCAGTTCTCAAGGCGCTTCCTGAAGACG GATCATGCCTCCAAAAGTCATCGAATGATTTACATATAGGAGTTAAAGATCTCAGACAGGCAATAAATGAACTTCATTTGAAGCATCGATTCCTGGCTGGTGCATTACAAAATCATAGAGATACTGATGCTAAGAATAATGCCGAGCTTAAGTGTTTAAGAG GGGAGTTGGAGAAAACCATTGCACATTTGGATGAAAGTAATAGCAAATTGGCAATTTTAAAAGCAGAGAAAGATGCTGCCAAGGGGGTCCTCTTCCCTATCTTGAATCTTGGAAATAAGCATTCTGCTAATGATAAGGCGAGAGATAAGCAGAGAGACATGCAGGATATGGAGTCCACACTTAAGGAGTATTTG GATCAATCCTCTTTCAGTTTATTCGAACTCAAGCGTCTTCATGAAGAAAGGATAGACATATTGAAGCAGTTGTCCAACTTACAG AACAAACTAAAGAATGTGAAAGCCATATGCTCTTCCCAACCATATGCCTTGGTTAAAGATCAACTTGCGAAAGCTAAAGAAGATGTATCTCTGTATCAGTCCCTATATGAGAAACTACAG GTGGAGAAAGACAATCTTTCGTGGAGggaaaaagaaatgaatttgAAGAATGATATAATTGATGTTTTTCGGCGATCTTCCACCGTTGCTGATTCCAGAATAGCCTGGCTAGAAAAGGAGATACAAAAACACATGcaagaaagaaatatgattgAGGCTAAGCTCGAAGAAGCATCAAGAGAACCTG GTAGGAAAGAAATTATCGCAGAATTTAAAACGTTGGTTTCTTCATTCCCTGAAACAATGGGCAATATGCAGAATCAACTAAGTAATTATAAGGAGACTGCTTCAGATGTTCATTCACTACGAGCTGATGTTCAGTCACTTAACAGTATTCTTGATCGGAAG TCAAAAGAGTTAGAAACGTTGTCTGCCAAGTCAGCTTCCCAAGTGACTGAAATGCTGAAGTTGCAAGCTATG GTTAATGATTTGAAAGAGAGTGATATGCAGTTAAAGCTCATTTTGGAAATGTATAAGCGTGAATCTGCTTTCTCAAG GGATGTTTTTGAGGCTCGGGATTCTGAGTACAGAGCTTGGGCTGGTGTTCAGAGTCTGAAGACTTCTCTTGATGAACACAATTTGGAATTGAGAGTGAAATCTGCTATTGAAGCCGAGGCTAACTCCCAGCAGAAGCTAGGTACTGCAGAAGCTGAGATTGCAGAGCTGAGACAGAAGCTGGATGCTTCTAAAAG GGAACGGTCCAGACTCTCGGAAGTCTTGAAGTCGAAGCATGAAGAAACCGAGGCCTACCTATCTGAGATCGAG ACAATTGGGCAGGCCTACGATGATATGCAAGCTCAAAATCAGCAGCTCTTCCAGCAAATCACAGAGAGAGATGATTATAATATCAAG CTTGTTTTAGAGGGAGTACGGGCAAGACAACAGCGGGATTGTTTGGCCTGGGAAACTCAAACCACAGAGAGAGCAGTTGAAGATGCCAATGCAGTTGTCAGTTCCTATGAAATGAAAGCTGCCAAAATTGATGACCAG TTGAGGGGATGCTCAGACTTAGTTCAGAAACTTGCTGAAGATAGGGTTCAGAGTTCTCTTGCTTTGGAGAACACTCAAAAACGGTTGTTAGATGTAAGAAAATCTTCCCAGCAATCGCAGGAGACACTGGAAGAATTGCAATCCAAGATTGACAAAAGTCGAGTTGATCTTGCACAGTTGCAGATGGAACTAGAGAAAGAAAG GTTTGAGAGAAAAAGAGCAGAGGAGGACGTGCAAGCTCTGAGGAGAAAGACTTTACGTTTGAGATCACACATCGAAGGGTCATCTGTTCTTGAGAAGCTTCAGCAGAAACTAAGGGAATACAAGGAAATACTCAATTGTAGTGTTTGCTTTGATAGGCGAAAAGAG GTTGTCCTCGCGAAATGTTACCATCTCTTTTGTAATCCGTGTATCCAAAAAATTGTTGAGACTCGTCACCGCAAGTGCCCTGTTTGCTCTGCAAGTTTTGGAGCAAATGATGTGAAGGCTGTTTATATCTGA